Proteins found in one Amycolatopsis aidingensis genomic segment:
- a CDS encoding TIM barrel protein: MTTKSGIRVAAAPISWGVCEVPGWGRMLEPERVLGEMAELGVRATELGPPGYLPAEPGSLRALLAGHGLTLVGGFLAVPLHLDPEAALRAADESAAQLAAGGGEVLVLAAATGLDGYDTRPALTPAQWRTLVHTAERIAAAAADRGLRTVLHPHVGTQVETEAEVERFLADSAMALCLDTGHLLIGGTDPVGLARRHPGRIGHVHLKDVHGDLAHDVRTGRIGYAAAVGRGLYAPLGEGDVDLESMVGFLRGAGYQGWYVLEQDTALGAASRDDRPREHTRRSLDWLSGLMNQ, encoded by the coding sequence ATGACGACGAAGTCTGGAATCCGGGTCGCCGCCGCGCCGATCTCCTGGGGGGTGTGCGAGGTTCCCGGCTGGGGCCGGATGCTCGAACCGGAGCGGGTGCTCGGCGAGATGGCCGAGCTCGGCGTCCGCGCCACCGAGCTCGGCCCGCCGGGCTATCTCCCCGCCGAGCCGGGGTCGCTGCGCGCCCTGCTGGCCGGGCACGGCCTGACACTCGTCGGCGGCTTCCTCGCCGTGCCCTTGCACCTCGACCCCGAGGCCGCGCTGCGGGCCGCGGACGAGTCCGCCGCCCAGCTCGCCGCGGGTGGCGGCGAGGTACTGGTGCTGGCCGCGGCGACCGGGCTGGACGGCTACGACACCCGGCCCGCCCTGACCCCGGCGCAGTGGCGAACCCTGGTGCACACCGCGGAGCGGATCGCAGCCGCGGCGGCGGACCGGGGGCTGCGCACCGTGCTGCACCCGCATGTCGGCACCCAGGTGGAGACCGAGGCGGAGGTCGAACGGTTCCTCGCCGACTCCGCCATGGCGCTCTGCCTTGACACCGGGCATCTGCTGATCGGCGGGACCGATCCGGTCGGGCTGGCGAGACGGCATCCTGGCCGGATCGGGCACGTGCACCTCAAGGATGTGCACGGGGATCTCGCCCACGACGTGCGCACGGGCCGGATCGGCTACGCCGCCGCCGTGGGCAGGGGGTTGTACGCCCCGCTCGGCGAAGGCGATGTGGATCTCGAGTCCATGGTCGGCTTTCTCCGTGGGGCGGGTTACCAGGGCTGGTACGTCCTGGAACAGGACACCGCGCTCGGCGCGGCGAGCCGGGACGACCGGCCACGCGAGCACACCCGGCGCAGCCTGGACTGGCTGTCCGGGCTCATGAATCAATAG